In a genomic window of Aggregatimonas sangjinii:
- a CDS encoding DUF2911 domain-containing protein: MKRVITLAFMALTMVFTTEAFAQEFSGLDKSPMDAASFPTDYKVADKVVKIVYGRPQLKGRSLAELAPAGKVWRTGANEAPEITFYQDVNFGGQDIKAGTYALLTIPGDKEWTVVLHEGLNQWGSYFYKEGNDVARVKINSTLAEEPLEEFSIAFKEVEGGAHMVMGWDTMRVAVPITMEATKM, translated from the coding sequence ATGAAAAGAGTTATTACCCTTGCCTTTATGGCATTGACTATGGTTTTCACTACGGAAGCCTTTGCACAAGAATTTAGCGGATTGGACAAAAGTCCCATGGATGCCGCATCTTTCCCTACCGATTACAAAGTAGCCGACAAGGTGGTTAAAATTGTATATGGTAGGCCACAATTGAAAGGTAGGTCTCTAGCGGAGTTGGCCCCTGCCGGTAAAGTTTGGAGAACAGGTGCCAACGAAGCACCGGAAATCACGTTTTACCAAGATGTAAATTTTGGAGGCCAGGATATCAAAGCAGGTACTTACGCGTTATTGACCATTCCCGGCGATAAGGAATGGACCGTTGTTTTACATGAAGGTCTCAACCAATGGGGGTCTTATTTTTACAAAGAGGGCAATGATGTTGCTCGTGTAAAAATCAATTCTACCTTAGCGGAAGAGCCCTTAGAGGAATTTTCCATTGCATTTAAGGAAGTTGAAGGTGGTGCACATATGGTTATGGGTTGGGATACCATGAGAGTTGCCGTACCTATTACTATGGAAGCTACAAAAATGTAG
- a CDS encoding amidohydrolase — translation MKKISLLLLLVFASCEILKEEVDLVVINANVYTVDEGFTQAQAFAVHKGKFVAVGSTEGVRDVYTADQILDADGRTITPGLIDAHCHFYRLGLNQQLADFSGTSSFEEVLRKVEDFQRLKPQPVLRGMGWDQNDWEVKEFPTKKELDELFPETPVVLERVDGHAYLVNQAALDMAGIKWNTKVDGGEIVKNAYGNTGVLIDNPMRLIDSVMPPPSLETKVQALKDAQRICFNYGLTTVNDAGLDRSTIELIDSLQQTGELSIRVYAMVSNNPEDVDHYIYQGPVKTDRLNVRSVKVYGDGALGSRGAVLKRPYTDKWNHYGAMVTPIDEIKDLARRLAISEYQMNTHAIGDSANALVLRTYREVLKDRPDRRWKIEHAQVIDSTDFDYFSEGIIPSIQPTHATSDMYWAEERLGPDRMKGAYAYKKLLNKADIVALGTDFPVEQVSPFLTFYAAVARKDTENYPEGGFQMDDALTREEALRGMTIWAAYSNFEEDEKGSIEVGKFADFTIYSDDLMEVPLKDIPSIQAQQTYIAGRVAE, via the coding sequence ATGAAAAAAATAAGTTTACTGCTACTGCTGGTCTTTGCCAGTTGCGAAATACTGAAAGAGGAGGTAGACCTCGTTGTAATCAATGCCAATGTGTATACAGTAGACGAGGGCTTTACTCAGGCCCAGGCCTTTGCAGTGCATAAGGGTAAGTTTGTAGCGGTGGGCTCGACCGAGGGGGTTCGCGATGTTTACACAGCGGATCAAATTCTCGATGCCGATGGCCGTACCATTACTCCCGGACTTATTGATGCCCATTGTCATTTTTATCGCTTGGGCCTTAATCAACAGTTGGCCGATTTCAGTGGTACCAGTAGTTTTGAGGAGGTCTTACGGAAAGTAGAGGATTTTCAGCGCCTAAAACCGCAGCCCGTGTTGCGGGGAATGGGGTGGGATCAGAATGATTGGGAAGTGAAGGAATTCCCAACGAAAAAAGAACTGGACGAGTTGTTTCCCGAAACCCCGGTGGTCTTAGAGAGGGTCGATGGTCATGCCTATCTGGTCAACCAAGCCGCTCTCGATATGGCCGGAATCAAATGGAATACCAAGGTAGATGGGGGTGAAATCGTTAAGAATGCCTACGGAAATACAGGGGTACTTATTGATAACCCTATGCGGTTGATCGATTCGGTAATGCCGCCACCCAGTTTGGAAACCAAGGTACAGGCCCTCAAGGATGCGCAAAGGATATGTTTCAATTACGGATTGACGACGGTAAACGATGCCGGGCTAGACCGTTCGACGATTGAATTGATCGATAGTCTTCAACAAACGGGTGAACTATCCATTCGGGTATACGCTATGGTAAGCAACAATCCTGAAGACGTTGACCATTATATTTACCAAGGTCCGGTCAAGACCGATCGTCTTAATGTGCGTTCTGTGAAGGTATATGGCGATGGCGCTCTGGGTTCTCGGGGGGCGGTTCTTAAAAGACCTTACACCGATAAGTGGAATCATTACGGGGCAATGGTTACGCCTATCGACGAAATAAAGGATTTGGCCCGAAGGCTCGCCATTTCGGAATACCAGATGAATACGCATGCGATTGGCGATTCGGCAAATGCCTTGGTCTTGCGAACGTATAGGGAAGTTTTGAAAGACCGGCCGGACAGGCGTTGGAAAATAGAACATGCACAGGTCATCGATTCCACTGATTTCGACTATTTCTCGGAAGGCATCATTCCATCGATACAACCCACGCATGCTACAAGCGATATGTATTGGGCGGAGGAACGTTTGGGCCCTGATCGAATGAAAGGTGCCTATGCGTACAAAAAGCTATTGAACAAGGCAGATATTGTTGCCTTGGGCACCGATTTTCCGGTGGAGCAAGTAAGTCCATTTTTGACCTTCTACGCTGCCGTGGCAAGAAAGGATACCGAAAATTATCCGGAAGGAGGCTTCCAAATGGATGATGCACTTACTAGGGAGGAAGCCTTAAGAGGCATGACCATCTGGGCGGCCTATTCCAATTTTGAAGAGGACGAAAAGGGAAGTATAGAAGTAGGAAAGTTTGCCGATTTCACGATTTATAGCGACGATTTGATGGAAGTTCCGCTGAAGGATATCCCATCTATCCAAGCGCAGCAGACCTACATTGCCGGCCGCGTTGCGGAATAA